GATGATATCGGCACCCGTAATCTCGCCTCGGAGGTGCTGGTCAAGATCGGGGCCGAGGCGGTCCCCGCGCTGATCGAGAACGTCGAGTGCGACGATCACGACGTCCGCAAGTTCATTTGTGACGCACTTGGCCTGATCGGGGACCGCCGCGCCGTTCCGGCTCTGTGCCGTCGTCTTCATGACCAGAACCTCAATGTCGTGTGCGCGGCGGCCGAAGCGCTTGGCAAGACCGGCGATCCGGAAGCCGTAGATAGTCTCATCGCAGTGTCGCGAAAAATCCCCGACGCTGTTCTGCCCGCAATCGAGGCTCTCGGCAAGATTCGTGATCCCCAGGCGCTGACTTACCTGTACTCGTGTCTGAAGTCGTGCGACCCGATGGTGGTCCTGGTGGCCATTGAGGCGACCGGACAGATTGGGCAGGCCGGCTCGGTCGAAGTACTGGCGCCGTTTCTTGACTCGCGCGAGCGCACGGTCTCCGAAGCGGCAATGGCCGCAATTATCACCATCAGCCGCTACAATGATGACCGGATCAACTTCGACCTTCCGCTCGACAAATTCACCGATTTCCTCTTCGAGGGCATTAGAAACAGAGATCGGGCGATTACCGCGTTCACGCTCTCGCGGCTGTCCCACTGGTTCGGCAGCAAGGTGGTTTCCGGCCTGCTCGATGTGATCGAGTTTGTGGAAGAGGACGAAGTCAAGCGGATCACGCAGTTGCTGGGCGAGATCGGCCCGGCAGTGGCTGTGCCCATCCTGGCGCGCTTGCCGAAGGCGTCGATTGCCCTTCAAATCAGGCTCCTCGATATCCTCACGCAGGTGTGCGATGAGACAATTGCCCCGGACCTGTTGCCGTACGCCCACCACCAGGATCCGGAAATCAGGCAGCGCGTGGCCCACCTTCTGGGGACCTCGGGTCACACCGGGGCTGTCAAGACTCTAAAAGCGCTGGCGGCGGATACTAACGGACACGTGCGGGCTGCGGCCTATTCTGCGCTCGGTTGGCTGTGTACCGAGGAAGACACCGATTTCATCATGGGTGGGCTTGACGACAAGTATTCCGACGTGCGCGAAGCCGCCGTGGGTGCGTTGATCATTATTGGCGGTCCGCGGGTGGTCGCCAAGCTGACTGCCGATCTCTACCACGAGGAGGCCGAAAGGCAGCGTCTGGCGGTGACCGCGCTGGGGTGGATCGGTGAGGCCGAAGTGGTGGGACCGCTTCTGAAGGCTATTAATCATCCGGACGCCGGCGTGCGCAAGTCGGCGATCAATTCGCTGATCCGCATTGGTGAAGTGGGCAATATCGGGCCGATTCAACTGGCCCTGAGCGACGAAAACAGCGGCGTGCGCAAGGCGGCCGTTTCGGCGCTGTTCGCCCTTCGAGGAGTAGAGGCGATCAAGGATATCGCGGTGCTTTTGAACGACGACGATATCTGGGTGCGCTATCACACTATCAGCGCTATCGGCGAAATGGGCCGGCCGGAACTGGCGGAGTACGTGATACCCTCGCTGCAGGACAACCTTGATATTATCAAACTTGCGGCGGCCAAGGCGCTGGCGCAAATGGGTTGCCGCGAGGCGGCGCCGTTACTTAACCAGCTTAGAGACGACAAGAACCGTGACCTTGCCGACATCGCGGAAAAGGCACTTGACAGCATAGGAGGGAAAAGGTCATGAACAAACCTTCAATCCTGGTAGTGGATGATGAGCTGCTTATACGGGACCTGCTCTATGATTTCTTCACGAGCCAGGGCTGGGATATCTCAGTGGCCGAGGACGGCGAAAAAGCGCTGGCCATGACGCGCGCCCGGAAATTCGACCTGATCCTGACCGACATTAAGATGCCTCAGATGGACGGCCTCGCGCTCTCCAGCCATGTCAGGGAATCGTACCCGGCTATGCCGATCGTCCTCATGACCGGATTTCCATCGGTGGATTCAGCCGTGGCGGCGCTCAGGACTAAGGTGGACGATTACGTCATCAAGCCGTTCAATATAAACCAACTCCACAAACTGCTCGAGTCCAAGCTGAAGGCCGTACGGGACTAGGGGGCTCGTACCGCGCGACCAACAGGGGTACGCTGATATGATGTCCGACGGTAGCCGGGGACTTCAAATGTCACTGGATGAGTTCCAGATGATCCGCGACTTCATCCATGAGAAAAGCGGTATCTATTTCGCCGAGAACAAAATGTACCTCGTGCAGAATCGCCTCGAAAAACGGATGACGGAACTGGACATTAAAACCGTCCGGGATTACTTCTATCACGTCAAGTATGATATCTCCCAGCGCGAGTTCAACCGGCTCATGGTGGTAATGACCACCAACGAAACGAGTTTCTACCGCAATGAACCGCAACTGCTCTGCTTTTCCGATGAAGTACTGCCGCTATTGCTCCGGGAAAAAACGCAGTCGCGCGGCAACCGAACACTGCGAATCTGGTCGGCCGGCTGTTCGACCGGCGAAGAACCGTACACCCTGGCTATTTTGATTTTGGAGCGATTGAAGAATCCGACCGGTTGGAATATCGAAATCGTCGCCAACGACATTTCCGAAGACGTCCTGCAAAAGGCGAGAGTCGGCACCTATTCCGGCACCACGATCCGCAACGTGAACCCGGACATACTGGCCCGCTACTTCACCCAATCGGGCGACAACTACACGGTAAAGCCGGAGGTCAAGGCGCTGGTCAAGTTCAGCCAGATCAATTTGAACGATCCACACAAAGTGGCGATGATGACCAACATGGATGTCATCTTCTGCCGCAACGTGATGATATATTTCTCCGACGGCGTCAAGAAGCAGATCGTGCGCGGGTTTTTCGATTCACTGGTACCCGGACGCTATCTGTTTATCGGACATTCCGAAACGCTTCACGGCATTTCCAAGGCCTTCAAGCTTATCTATTTCAAGAATGCTCTCGTATACCGCAAGGACGTGGAGAAGGCCAAGTCGAGCGGGACACTCGAGACAAGCCGGGCGGCCGACGTGCTCGCAACTGTCGGCGCGACTGCGACCGCGGGAATGGCCGGCGGGGCGGCCCGGGTGCTGGACCTACTCAGCAAGATTAAACCTATGACGGTAAAGAAGTGATACAGGCCCAAACTAGTCGCATGGGGATACTCAGATGAATCAAACCATTCTTGTGGTCGACGATTCGCCGACCGTAATCAAGTTCCTGGCGTTCTCGCTGAAAAGCCAGGGTTACCAGGTGGTATCGGCCAGCGACGGCATGGACGCGCTGGAAAAAATGTCCGGGTTGTCGACCGATCCGGACCTGATCATCACCGATCTGAATATGCCCAATCTCGACGGATACGGATTGATCGAGGCGGTCAGACAGAGTCGGCGGCAGATGCCGATAATAATACTGTCGTCAGAGGAGGACGAAGCAGACCGCGCAAAAGGCATGGCCGTGGGCGCCAACTCCTATATTGTCAAACCGTTCCGCCCGGACGTGCTATTGTCCGAAGTGTCCAAACAACTGAAGCGCACATGAGGTAAGTGGTTTATAGAAGGAGAAGGCCTGTGTTTGATCTAAAAATACTGGCGGTGGACGACAGCCCGACCATGCGGCGGATCATCATCAATACGCTCAAGCGCGCCGGGTTCAATCATGTCATCGAGGCCAGCGACGGCAAGGACGCCCTGGCCAAAATGAAGGTGGAAAAGCCCAATTTCGTCATAACTGACTGGAATATGCCCGAGATGGACGGGCTTACTTTTATCACTGCACTACGGGCCATGGACGAATACAAGGAGCTGCCGGTTCTGATGGTGACCACCCGGTCGGTTAAGGAGGACATAGTCGATGCCATGAAGGCCGGGGTAAACAACTATATCGTGAAGCCGTTCACTCCGGACACTCTGAAGGCCAAGATCGAGCAGATGCTCGGCAAGTAGGCCAGGAAAGGAACCCCAGTCATGACATCGACAGATAAACTGCATGAGAGAATGCGCAGCGAGATTACCGCCCTGACCGATTCTATTACCGGGCTCATCTTCAGCTTCAGGAAGCTCCAGCGACCTCTGGTCGAATCGCGGGAAAAGGTCCCCCAGGCGACCAGCCAGCTTGACAAGATTTCACAGCAAACTGAAGCGGTGACGACCCGAATGCTCGAGGTGGTCGAACAGATCGTGCAGCGCGAGGAAGAAGTCATCAGCGGCATAAGTCAAATCCGAACCCAGGTGCAGGCCGGATCGATCTCCGGCGTTCCTCAAATTGCCGACAACCTGATTCGAAAGGCCACCGATAATCTGAACGATGCCTTCCGGATTATTGACTCGTTGCAGTTTCAGGACATCACCGCGCAGCAAATGGATCATGCCGCGTCACTGCTCGACGACATCGAGCTCAAACTGCACGGGATTCTGGATACGCTCGGGGTGGGGGACCAACCGGCGATCGATCCGCCGTCTCGCAAGACGCGGGCTTTTGATCCGCACGCCGACCTGGTCGATCACAAGACCGACCAGAAGGATATCGATTCCCTCTTTGCCAACAAGACCCGATAAGGTTCAAGAGTACGGAAATGGACCAGGATCCGGAAGTTGCCCTCGATGACATGAAGGAAATCATCAATGATTTCCTGATCGAGGCAGATGAGCTGATAGGGTCGCTGGACGAAAACCTGGTAGCGCTCGAAAGCGCCCCGGGCGATCTGGACTTGCTGAACGCCATATTTCGCGCCGCCCACACGATCAAGGGCACATCGAGTTTTCTCGGATTCGAGCAAGTCACCACGCTGACCCACCGGATGGAGGATATCCTCAACCGTCTCCGCAAGGCCGAATTGGCCGTCACACCGGAAATCATGGACGTGCTGCTCCAAGCGGTAGACGTGCTCAAAGTCCTGCTCGGCCATGTCCGCAATCGCACCGGACAGTCAGTCGATATCGACGACATCATCGCTCGTCTGGTGGCCGCCAACGACGGGACGGCCGTTGATTCGGCTGTTGCGCCGGTTCCGCTCACACAGGCTGCGACGGAATCTCATGGGGAACAAGTGCTGTCAGTCCCGGATGCGCTGGCCAAAGCCACAGGAGTTGGCCAGGACGCCCCCGCCGGAAACGCCCTGAGCCAGACCATACGTGTCGATGTCAACCGGCTGGACGCCCTCCTGAATCTTACGGGCGAACTGGTGCTCTCGCGCAACAGCCTTGCTCAAACCATAAGCTCGATCTGCAAGTCAGGCCGGTTGGATGATGCCGGGGAATTGCTGAGTCGCTCGGTGGCCGGCCTCAACTATATCACCGGCGAGCTCCAGTTGGCCGTCATGAAAATGCGGATGCAGCCGATCGGCAAAGTGTTTTCCAAATTCCCGCGCCTGGTGCGCGACCTTGCCCGCGACCTCGGCAAGGACATCGAACTGACCATCGAGGGCGAAACCACCGAGCTGGATAAGTCCGTGATCGAGGCAATCGGCGATCCGCTGGTGCATCTCGTACGCAATTCCTGCGACCACGGCATAGAGACTTCCGATGAACGAACGGCCCTGGGCAAACCGGCCGGCGGCCACGTCGTGCTCAGTGCCAGCCGGGAAGGGTCGTACATGATCATTCGCGTGATCGACGACGGCCGCGGCCTGGACGCGGCGGCGATCCGCGCCAAGGCCGTAGAACGGCAGATGATAAGCGAGGCGGATGCCGCCCGACTGACAGATCGAGAAGTATATTCGTTCATCTTTGCCGCCGGGTTCTCTACAGCCAAGCAGATTACCGACGTCTCCGGGCGCGGTGTGGGTATGGATGTTGTCCGCACCAATATCGAGAAATTGAACGGGCTGATCGAGCTGGATTCTAACCTCGGTTTCGGGACCACGGTCACTTTCAAACTGCCGCTGACACTTGCTATCTTACAGGGCCTGCTGATTGAATCCGACCAGGAGGTCTACATCCTTCCGCTGTCCAGCGTCAATGAGGTAGTCCGCACCGAAAATGCCTCGGTGCACTATGTGAATCAGCGCCCTGTGATGCGGCTCCGCGATGAGATCATCCCGCTCATAAACCTCGGGCGAATACTCCGCAGAAATCCTGCCGGGTTCACGCTCGTCGAGAAACCGTATGTGGTCGTAGTCGCACTTGCCGATCGCAAGCTGGGCATAATGATTGATCGCTTTGTGGGGCAGGAGGAGGTCGTGATCAAATCGCTCGGCGCGTATCTCGGCGCCACTACCGGCGTGGCCGGCGCGACCATTCTCGGTGATGGCCGAATCCGTTTAATAATCGACCTGGCAGGACTCTTCCACTTAGCCTCGGACCTGAGATAAAATGCCTCCCCGGCGCCACGAACAAAAACAGATTCGCGTGGTGGTCGTCGACGACTCCGCCTTCATGCGCAAGGCGATCTCGATGATGCTCGAGTCGGACCCGGCTATAAAAGTGGTTGGAACGGCCGCCAACGGCGAGGACGCGATTGACGTTATTCGGCGCCTCAAGCCGGATCTGGCCACGATGGACGTGGAGATGCCGCGCATGGACGGGCTTACCGCTCTCAGGCGCCTTATGGAGACCGATCCACTACCCGTGATGATGGTTTCGTCCATCACCACCGAGGGCGCCGCGGCCACGCTCGATGCTCTCGACCTGGGCGCGGTCGACTTTATACCCAAGCAAAGCTCCTACGTCAGCCTTGACATAGTGAAGATTCGAGATGATTTACTGGCCAAGATCAAAAACATTGTCGCGCGCAAGCACGTACTGATGGCGCGTCTAAGGGAACGAAAGCGATTCACTCGATCGGCGGGAATATCTCCAGTAGTGCCGCCGCCCGCCGTCAGTCGTCCCGTGTCTGCTGGCCGCAAACAACATCACGTGGATATCGTGGCGATCGGTTCATCCACCGGCGGGCCGCCGGCTCTGCATACCGTGCTTTCGCAACTGCCGGGCAATCTGCCGGCCGGGATTGTCATTGCTCAGCACATGCCGCCCATGTTTACGAAGACACTGGCGGAGCGATTGAATACCCTCTCGCAGCTCCAAGTAAAGGAAGCCGTGGACGGGGATCCGGTCGAACCGGGCCACGTGCTCATTTCGCCCGGCGGGAAACACCTCGTGGTGCGCCGTTATGGTGGCCGCATTCGGGCCTCCGTCACCGCCGACCCTCCCCAGAC
This region of Candidatus Zixiibacteriota bacterium genomic DNA includes:
- a CDS encoding HEAT repeat domain-containing protein; its protein translation is MNHATDHVGQLLVRLQSPDAGEREEAIHGLGASSGDEAVAGLVLAMEDPDLGIREIAADYLAKLKGETASQLLIRFLAHDDIGTRNLASEVLVKIGAEAVPALIENVECDDHDVRKFICDALGLIGDRRAVPALCRRLHDQNLNVVCAAAEALGKTGDPEAVDSLIAVSRKIPDAVLPAIEALGKIRDPQALTYLYSCLKSCDPMVVLVAIEATGQIGQAGSVEVLAPFLDSRERTVSEAAMAAIITISRYNDDRINFDLPLDKFTDFLFEGIRNRDRAITAFTLSRLSHWFGSKVVSGLLDVIEFVEEDEVKRITQLLGEIGPAVAVPILARLPKASIALQIRLLDILTQVCDETIAPDLLPYAHHQDPEIRQRVAHLLGTSGHTGAVKTLKALAADTNGHVRAAAYSALGWLCTEEDTDFIMGGLDDKYSDVREAAVGALIIIGGPRVVAKLTADLYHEEAERQRLAVTALGWIGEAEVVGPLLKAINHPDAGVRKSAINSLIRIGEVGNIGPIQLALSDENSGVRKAAVSALFALRGVEAIKDIAVLLNDDDIWVRYHTISAIGEMGRPELAEYVIPSLQDNLDIIKLAAAKALAQMGCREAAPLLNQLRDDKNRDLADIAEKALDSIGGKRS
- a CDS encoding response regulator; this translates as MNKPSILVVDDELLIRDLLYDFFTSQGWDISVAEDGEKALAMTRARKFDLILTDIKMPQMDGLALSSHVRESYPAMPIVLMTGFPSVDSAVAALRTKVDDYVIKPFNINQLHKLLESKLKAVRD
- a CDS encoding protein-glutamate O-methyltransferase CheR, which translates into the protein MSLDEFQMIRDFIHEKSGIYFAENKMYLVQNRLEKRMTELDIKTVRDYFYHVKYDISQREFNRLMVVMTTNETSFYRNEPQLLCFSDEVLPLLLREKTQSRGNRTLRIWSAGCSTGEEPYTLAILILERLKNPTGWNIEIVANDISEDVLQKARVGTYSGTTIRNVNPDILARYFTQSGDNYTVKPEVKALVKFSQINLNDPHKVAMMTNMDVIFCRNVMIYFSDGVKKQIVRGFFDSLVPGRYLFIGHSETLHGISKAFKLIYFKNALVYRKDVEKAKSSGTLETSRAADVLATVGATATAGMAGGAARVLDLLSKIKPMTVKK
- a CDS encoding response regulator, encoding MNQTILVVDDSPTVIKFLAFSLKSQGYQVVSASDGMDALEKMSGLSTDPDLIITDLNMPNLDGYGLIEAVRQSRRQMPIIILSSEEDEADRAKGMAVGANSYIVKPFRPDVLLSEVSKQLKRT
- a CDS encoding response regulator gives rise to the protein MFDLKILAVDDSPTMRRIIINTLKRAGFNHVIEASDGKDALAKMKVEKPNFVITDWNMPEMDGLTFITALRAMDEYKELPVLMVTTRSVKEDIVDAMKAGVNNYIVKPFTPDTLKAKIEQMLGK
- a CDS encoding chemotaxis protein CheA, translating into MDQDPEVALDDMKEIINDFLIEADELIGSLDENLVALESAPGDLDLLNAIFRAAHTIKGTSSFLGFEQVTTLTHRMEDILNRLRKAELAVTPEIMDVLLQAVDVLKVLLGHVRNRTGQSVDIDDIIARLVAANDGTAVDSAVAPVPLTQAATESHGEQVLSVPDALAKATGVGQDAPAGNALSQTIRVDVNRLDALLNLTGELVLSRNSLAQTISSICKSGRLDDAGELLSRSVAGLNYITGELQLAVMKMRMQPIGKVFSKFPRLVRDLARDLGKDIELTIEGETTELDKSVIEAIGDPLVHLVRNSCDHGIETSDERTALGKPAGGHVVLSASREGSYMIIRVIDDGRGLDAAAIRAKAVERQMISEADAARLTDREVYSFIFAAGFSTAKQITDVSGRGVGMDVVRTNIEKLNGLIELDSNLGFGTTVTFKLPLTLAILQGLLIESDQEVYILPLSSVNEVVRTENASVHYVNQRPVMRLRDEIIPLINLGRILRRNPAGFTLVEKPYVVVVALADRKLGIMIDRFVGQEEVVIKSLGAYLGATTGVAGATILGDGRIRLIIDLAGLFHLASDLR
- a CDS encoding chemotaxis response regulator protein-glutamate methylesterase; this translates as MPPRRHEQKQIRVVVVDDSAFMRKAISMMLESDPAIKVVGTAANGEDAIDVIRRLKPDLATMDVEMPRMDGLTALRRLMETDPLPVMMVSSITTEGAAATLDALDLGAVDFIPKQSSYVSLDIVKIRDDLLAKIKNIVARKHVLMARLRERKRFTRSAGISPVVPPPAVSRPVSAGRKQHHVDIVAIGSSTGGPPALHTVLSQLPGNLPAGIVIAQHMPPMFTKTLAERLNTLSQLQVKEAVDGDPVEPGHVLISPGGKHLVVRRYGGRIRASVTADPPQTLYKPCVDVLFDSAAETCGQSTLGVVLTGMGTNGVKGAQRIKSQGGVVIAQDEATCVVYGMPRAVVEARLADHIVPLESIAPEIASYF